GCTCCCGGTACGCCTTCATGGCGTCGTCGACCACGAAGGCAAGGTGGTCCATCTCCTCGCCCTTCCGGTACGGCGAGTGGAACCGGCTGCCCGGCGGGTACCAGTTCAGCTCGAGCCGTTGGCGGGAGCCCGTCCCGACGAGTTGGACATACTTGCCGCCATGCGGCATCGTCCCCTGATTCACGATCTTCATCCCCAAGGCCTTCGAGTAGAAATCGAGGGACCGGCGCAGGTTCCTCACCCGGATGCCCGCGTAATGGAAGCGGTATTTCATGCGACCCGGGACGGGCGCACGGCGTATCTAGTTGGCACCGTCGTCCGGCGGCTCTCTGCCATCTGAGATCCGCGACGGGAAGACCGTGACGGACGGAGCCGCCGCCTTGCGGTTCAATACACGCGTTCGTTCGGCTCGATGGCCCATCGTTTGTCGCGGATGGACTGCTCCAGCTTCTCGAGGGAGCGATTGAGATCATCGATGTGCGCGCGCTTCGCGGCCGGGTCGATTGCTTGCACTTCGATCATCGCCCGGACGCTCTTGAGGAGCGGCACCTGGATGTAGATCAAAGAGAGGAGCTCCTTCTGGTAAAGTCGTTCGACGAGGAAGGGGTTGCGCACCGTCCCCACGGTGGCCTGCGCGGACCAGAAGTGCACGACCTTGTCGAGGTAGAGGCCGAAGCCCACGATGACACCAAGCACTAACAGGAAGAGCAGAATTGCCGTCGTCAGATACGAGAAGCCGAACCGCTCCGTGAAAAGCGGGCCCAGGATGAGGGTGAAGACGCCCATGAACGAGAGGATCGTGAACACAATCCCGATGATGCCGCTGCTCAGGCTCCAGCGGTACAGCCACTCCGCGGCGCGAATCTTCTGACGCTCGTCGGCCATGGAAGAACCTCCGACCGACGAGCGCATGGCACGCGAGCGGATATTTCCCGCGCCTCCGACCGAACGACCCCGCCCCGAACCGCGGACGAGGGGCGGCGAACGGAGAGGCGGGAGGCCCCCGGTGCCCACGAGCCCCTACCATCGGGACGTTCAACAAATCGAACGAGATCCGTCTGGACGTGGAACCGCCTGCGGCACGCCCGCCGAAATCACTTCGGCGTGTACCGCGTGGTCTCGAGCTGCATCGTCTCCTTGCGGGCGCGGTCCACCTCGGCGATCATGTCGACGGCATGCTTCAGATTGCGGTTGTTCGCGGTAATCCCCCAGAGGCCGAGCATGACGAGGATGACTGCAATCGAAGGCGCGAAGGCGCCGCCGGCCACGGCCCCGGATGCTTTCTGAATGGCGTCTTGAATCCCCGGGACCGAGACCAAGACCCCGATCGTGATGCCGACGATCAGCAGCATTGTCCAGAAGACGGTGAGACCGATCCGCCGCCCCACCCGCGCTTGGGAACTGAGTGTCATGGAGACAACTTGGTCGTGTCGAGAGGACGCGTGTCGAGATAGATAAAACGATGGGTCCGAATGACAGCTCTGGCACAAATTGAAGGGGACGGCCGGCCTCCTCCCCGGCGTGGCCGGGCGCTTCGGAGCCGTTCGCGCGTTCGTCCGTCGACTTCCCTGGTACCGCTTCGGCGCGGGCGTGATCGCGGGAGGCGCAGGGCTCGTCGTCACCTTCCTGATGCGGTCGTTCGGGCTCGGCGTGTTCTTGCCGGAGATCGCGGTGGACTTCGCGGTCGGCCGCACGCCGGGCGCCATCGAGTCGTTCTTCATCCACACGCTCGGTGAAGGCGCGAAGTTCCTCGCCCTCCTGACCGCGCTCGGCGTCTTCCTCGCCCTCCCGGGCGTCTACGCGACGTTCTTCCGCCGCGTACAGGGATGGCTCAAGAACCGATGGTACGTCATGGCGTTCTACACGTTCAGCTCCGCGGCGATCGTCCTCCTGTTCATCTTGCCCCTCCTCGGCGCGGGTTTCTTCGGGTCCGTGACGTTCGTGGGCGCGGGCCTCGCGACGTTGAGCCAGCTGCTCGGCGCTTGGATCTATGCCGCCGTCCTGGACCACATCCTGATCGAAGTCGCGGCGGAGTACCCGGAGGGTTTCGGCCTCTCCCGCCGGCAATTCATCGTCGGTTCGGTCTTCGCCATCCTCGCGACCGTCCTGGCGTTCTACGGCCTGGCGAGTCTCGCGGCTCGGAAAGGACGGCTTGTGTTCGCGTCCATCGAGGAGATGTTCGCGAAGGAGGTCACCCCGACCTCCGAGTTCTACGTCGTCACGAAGAACCTGATCGACCCGGACCTCCATCCGGACGTCGCCGCGGATCGATGGCGACTCACCGTCGGCGGCCTGGTGTCGAACCCGATGTCGTTTGCGTACGCGGACCTCCCGGGACTTGCCGAGGTCACCGAATTCGTGACGCTGGAGTGCGTGAGCAACGAGGTCGGCGGAAATCTGATCAGCAACGCCGACTGGACCGGCGTGCGACTCTCGACCCTGCTCCAGTCCGCCGGGGTCGACCCCACCGCGGATTTTTGGGTCGTGTTCACGTGCGCGGACGGTTATACCGCGGCGATCCCGAAGGACCGGGCGATGAACCCCGCTACGATCGTCGCGTTCCAGATGAATGGCCCGAACGAGCTGACCGCCGCTCACGGCTATCCCGCCCGGATTATCGTCCCCGGGCTGTACGGGATGTTCCACGCGAAATGGCTGACGAAAATCGAGGTCACAGGGGGCGAGTACCTCGGATACTGGCAACAGAAAGGCTGGACGAACTCGGACTACGACGTGAATAGCGGGCAGGAGAACGGGCGAATCCACACGACCGCGATCATCGCCACGCCGCGGGACGGCTCGGTCGTCGGCCCTCAGGTGACGATTGGCGGCGTCGCGTTCGCGGGCGACCGTGGGATCTCCTCGGTCGAGGTGAGCACGGATGGCGGGCAGACCTGGACCGCCGCGAACCTGTATCCGGCGAAATCGGGTCTCACCTGGAGGCTTTGGACCTTCGTCTGGACGCCTCCCGCCAGCGGATCCTTCAAGATCGTCGCGCGCGCCGTCGACGGCGCAGGGACGCGGCAGGAATCGACGATCGAGTCGCCATTCCGGGAGGGGGCCGAGGGCTACGACTCCATCACGCTGCTCGTCGGCTGAGCGTCACGCTTTCTTCGTCGTCGCGGGCCGCGTCGTCAGACCGAGGACGAGGATCCCGAATCCCGAGAAGGCCGTGATCCCGCCGACCCACATCCACGTCGGGTCGTTCGACATGAAGGAGCCTTGCAGGATCCCGACGCCTTGGAGGGTCCACACGAGGCCCGCGAAAAGCAAGAGGATCCCGAAGACGACGAGGACGAGACGCATCGAGTCCTGTCACCTGGGTACGGCGGATAAACCTTGTCTCTATCGCAGGGCGTCCCGCACCGCCGACGTCTCGACGCCCCAGTCGTACACGAGATAGAACCGCTCGCGGCCGCTCGGGGCCTGCACGACGCCGACCAGCCACGGGTCCGCGGTCCCGACGGCCTGCCACACCTCGAGCCGATCGAAGTGTTTCAGCGATCCGCGCGCGCGGTGGACGGCCTCGGCAGGCAGCGCCTTGGCGCGGCGGAGCGACTGCCGTTTGAAGTTCCACACGGACCAATCGGCCCACAGGCGCGACTTCTTTGGAATCGCGACTGCGAGCTCCGGAGCGAGGACGGTCAGGTACTCCTTCCGGATCGAGGCGAACGAGCGGTCCATCGAGGCCACCGGGATCTCCGCGAGCCCCGCGAGGGCCTCCTGCGCCCAGTGGTCGTAGGCGATCTCCGCGCGGCGGGCCGCGATGCGCGCGGGCAAGCTCTCCAGCAACGCCCGCGTGTGCCGAGCGTCCGCCTCGAGCGCGCGAGCCGCCGACGCATCCGATTGGTACACCCCGATCTTCTCCTGGGCGTCCCGGAGCTCGTCTTGCCAGAGTCGCACGAGGTTGTCGTCGCTTTCCTCTTCGCCGGACACGGGTCTCTGTGCCGCTTCGATCCGAAGCTGCTCCGTGAGTTCCGTCATCGCCCCTCACCCCGGGTACCTTCCCGGGTCGACCGAACTGACCTGTCATCTGCGGCGGGCGCTTAAAACTGCGCGTCCATGCAGTCGGTGTGGACGGGCTCAGCCGCCCGTCATGACGAGCCCTTCGTGCTCCCGCCAGCTCTTGTACAGCTCCTCGATCTCATACGGCGGCGCGTGGCACGAAAGGTACCGCAGGCGCGTACGGCCCACGTTCCGAATCCCGTGCGTGCTGCCCGCAGGGAAGTACACGGCCGTGTCGGGGCCGACGACCTTCGTCTCGCGGCCGGACGTGACCTCGCCGCGCCCCTCGACGATGTAGTACATCGACTCGACCGTGCGGTGCTCGTGGACCGGCGTGCTCCCGCCCGGGCGAATGTCGACAAGGGTGATCATGAACTTCCGCGAGCCGGCCGTGCCCGGGCTGATCAGCTGATACGAGAGGCTCTTGTCCCCCTTCAGAGCCTTGGCGGCCTTGAGGCGCATGACCTTCGCGGGACCACCGCGCGCCACAACGGACGGAAGGCATTTGGAGTTTCGCATCGGGCGGACCGCACAAATGTTAAAGCGGCTTGCACGGGTTCGCGGCGCAATGGTCCGCGTCCAGGTGATCGCCTACACGCCGACCGATGTCGTCGAGGAGGCCGACGTCACGGTCGGACGCTGCCGAGAATTCTCAGAGAAATACGCGGTCACGTGGGTCAACGTCGTCGACCCGGACACGCGGACCCTCGAGGAGCTCGAGACGCTCTTCGGTTTCCATCCGCTCGCCCTAGAGGACGCCCAGAACCAGGACCTCGCACCGAAGATCGATGTCTACGAGGACCTCGTCTTCGTCATCGCCCGCACCATCGTCTGGGCCGAGGACATCGACACGGACCAGCTCTCGCTTTTCGTCGGTCGGAAGTTCATCGTCACGATCCACGACAAGGTGTTCCCGCAGCTCGAGGACGTGCGGATCCGACTGCGAAAGAAGAACCCCCGGATGTTGAAGGCCGGCGCGGACTTCCTCGCCTACACGATCCTCGACGTGCTCGTGGACTCGTACTTCCCGCACCTCGACCGATTCCAGTCCCTCCTGGACCAACTCGAGGACGAAATCGTCCAGCGTCCGAGCGGGGAGGGCATCTCGCGCCTCCACGAACTCCGGACGGACATCGTCCGGCTGCGGAACGCGCTCCGGCCTCAGCGGGACATGTTCGGCGTGTTGAGTCGTCTCGAGATCCCGCTCCTCCGGAAGGAGACGCGGAACTACCTCCGCGACGTGCAAGACCACATGATCAGCGTCCTCGACACGTTGGACGCGAACCGAGAAATTGTCGCGAGCCTGATGGAGGTCCAGGCGACGCTCGTCTCGAACCAGGTGAACGAGGTGATCAAGGTCCTGACGGTCATCTTCACGGTGACCCTGCCGATCGCGATCGTCTCAAGCGCGTTCGGGATGAACGTGGCGTTCTTCGGGTTCAACCAGCCGGAAGGGCTCTACCTCGCGCTCGCCCTGATGATCGCGCCGACCCTGGCGCTCGCCGTGTGGATTCGCCGGAAAGGTTGGCTTTGACGCCTCAACACGAAAATAGCGGGAGGTCAATGCCGCCCCGAGGACACGGATGGCCCCGTGGAAGTACACGGACGAGTCCTACAAGGAGTACACGCGCACGACGTGGAACGAGAGCGCGCAGAACTATTCGAAGATCCTCCGGTGGCTCGAACCGTACGGCTTCGATCTCCTCGCCCGCGTCGACCCGAAAATCCGGGAGAGGGCGCTCGACATCGCGACGGGACCCGGAGAACCGGCGTTGTCGATGGCCCGGATGGTCGGCCCTGAAGGCGACGTCATCGGCATCGATCTCTCCGAGAAGATGATCGAGCGAGCGACGAACGGCGCGAAAGAGCGGCGCATCGCGAACGCCGCGTTCCGCGTGATGGACGCGGAGAAAATGGACTTCCCCGACGACACGTTCGATCTCGCCACGAGCCGCTTCGGCTTCCAGATATTCACGAATCCGGAGGCGGTTGCGGCGGAGGCCTACCGAGTGTTGAAGCCCAAAGGCCGAATCGGCGCGACCGTATGGGGTACGGCGGAGAAGGCGGCCGCGCTCCATGTGATCGTGGGACCGATGCTCGAGTTCGCGGAGCCCGATGAGACCGGATACTTGCCGACGCCGTACGAACTCGGCGGACCGGGGGAGATGGTGAAGCTCCTCGAGGACGCGGGCTTCAGTGAGACGAAGGAGGATCGTAAGACCCATTCGTTCGTCTGGAAGGACGAGGCCGAGTATCTCGAGACGATCTTGGGCGGGACGCCGCTTGGCCACTCGCTCAAGGAAGAAGATCCGCCAGTCCAGGAGAAGATCCTCGCGCGGACGCGGGAGAACCTCCGGAAATGGCGGAAAGGCCGGACCATCGAAATTCCCT
This DNA window, taken from Thermoplasmata archaeon, encodes the following:
- a CDS encoding VOC family protein, with the protein product MKYRFHYAGIRVRNLRRSLDFYSKALGMKIVNQGTMPHGGKYVQLVGTGSRQRLELNWYPPGSRFHSPYRKGEEMDHLAFVVDDAMKAYRELIRKGATPAVPPEKSEGTEVYVKDPDGIWIELLD
- the corA gene encoding magnesium/cobalt transporter CorA, giving the protein MVRVQVIAYTPTDVVEEADVTVGRCREFSEKYAVTWVNVVDPDTRTLEELETLFGFHPLALEDAQNQDLAPKIDVYEDLVFVIARTIVWAEDIDTDQLSLFVGRKFIVTIHDKVFPQLEDVRIRLRKKNPRMLKAGADFLAYTILDVLVDSYFPHLDRFQSLLDQLEDEIVQRPSGEGISRLHELRTDIVRLRNALRPQRDMFGVLSRLEIPLLRKETRNYLRDVQDHMISVLDTLDANREIVASLMEVQATLVSNQVNEVIKVLTVIFTVTLPIAIVSSAFGMNVAFFGFNQPEGLYLALALMIAPTLALAVWIRRKGWL
- a CDS encoding cupin domain-containing protein, with amino-acid sequence MARGGPAKVMRLKAAKALKGDKSLSYQLISPGTAGSRKFMITLVDIRPGGSTPVHEHRTVESMYYIVEGRGEVTSGRETKVVGPDTAVYFPAGSTHGIRNVGRTRLRYLSCHAPPYEIEELYKSWREHEGLVMTGG
- a CDS encoding class I SAM-dependent methyltransferase codes for the protein MAPWKYTDESYKEYTRTTWNESAQNYSKILRWLEPYGFDLLARVDPKIRERALDIATGPGEPALSMARMVGPEGDVIGIDLSEKMIERATNGAKERRIANAAFRVMDAEKMDFPDDTFDLATSRFGFQIFTNPEAVAAEAYRVLKPKGRIGATVWGTAEKAAALHVIVGPMLEFAEPDETGYLPTPYELGGPGEMVKLLEDAGFSETKEDRKTHSFVWKDEAEYLETILGGTPLGHSLKEEDPPVQEKILARTRENLRKWRKGRTIEIPCECVIATARK
- a CDS encoding molybdopterin-dependent oxidoreductase, encoding MAGRFGAVRAFVRRLPWYRFGAGVIAGGAGLVVTFLMRSFGLGVFLPEIAVDFAVGRTPGAIESFFIHTLGEGAKFLALLTALGVFLALPGVYATFFRRVQGWLKNRWYVMAFYTFSSAAIVLLFILPLLGAGFFGSVTFVGAGLATLSQLLGAWIYAAVLDHILIEVAAEYPEGFGLSRRQFIVGSVFAILATVLAFYGLASLAARKGRLVFASIEEMFAKEVTPTSEFYVVTKNLIDPDLHPDVAADRWRLTVGGLVSNPMSFAYADLPGLAEVTEFVTLECVSNEVGGNLISNADWTGVRLSTLLQSAGVDPTADFWVVFTCADGYTAAIPKDRAMNPATIVAFQMNGPNELTAAHGYPARIIVPGLYGMFHAKWLTKIEVTGGEYLGYWQQKGWTNSDYDVNSGQENGRIHTTAIIATPRDGSVVGPQVTIGGVAFAGDRGISSVEVSTDGGQTWTAANLYPAKSGLTWRLWTFVWTPPASGSFKIVARAVDGAGTRQESTIESPFREGAEGYDSITLLVG